DNA sequence from the Vicia villosa cultivar HV-30 ecotype Madison, WI linkage group LG3, Vvil1.0, whole genome shotgun sequence genome:
atgatatgttacacacacacgcacacgcacacacacacacacacacacacacacacacacacacacacacacacacacacacacacacacacacacacacacacacacacacacacacacacacacacacacacacacacacacacacacacacacacacacacacacacacacacacacacacacacacacacacacacacacacacacacacacacacacacacacacacacacacacacacacacacacacacacacacacacacacacacacacacacacacacacacacacacacacacacacacacacacacacacacacacacacacacacacacacacacacacacacacacacacacacacacacacacacacacacacacacacacacacacacacacacacacacacacacacacacacacacacacacacacacacacacacacacacacacacacacacacacacacacacacacacacacacacacacacacacacacacacacacacacacacacacacacacacacacacacacacacacacacacacacacacacacacacacacacacacacacacacacacacacacacacacacacacacacacacacacacacacacacacacacacacatatatatatatagggccggtcctttgaatttcgGTGCCTTGGGTGAGATCAAAAGAGTGGTGTCCCAAAAATTGTTtctaacaataaatacataaggataagaGAAATAATCGGATAAAAACACATTTgcatttgacattgtgcaaaaagaatacaagtatagatctttgaatcaatgtttatactacatcaaaatatAAATCACTATAGAGAgacttatttttcttcttcttcttgatccgatatttcttttataattttttttaccaaacctttaaaattatttaaatatcgtcctcttagtatttttttattgcaaaatcattaataatttgctcatactcaaggttcttcaaaaaattattttcaattgaaatcaacgcaagactatttaatctatcttgtgacatagtagatctcaaataagattttaataattttaattcagaaaaacttctttcagcagatgcaacactaataggaatagtcaatattattctataagctatgcgtgcattaggaaaacaattaaaagtatttaaagaactcaatatcatatagcttaATTTTGGTTCAATTGTTAAAACTTTTCTAATAACTgtaaattcttcaaacaaattccaccatcaagatcaagagaatcgtcatattttaaacaagtttcaagatgtttacaacatgctttcaagctcctatcagataatgatctaagcctttcaaaaataaacaagaattcaaaaatattttcgtgTGTGCTATAttgctcaaatcttctatcaagtgagccaattgtttgatctataatatataagaaatagttaTTTCAAAAAGACTCTTTagcagactcaagattcagttgtgtgAGGTGAGACggattttcatcatagtgttATTTTTAGGGGATTTTCATcataatattaattgattttattttagggaatttaattgattttattccaCTCTATACTTTATTTATGgaaaattacattcttttattaattctgACTTTGTAGTGCCCCTGTAATTTTGTTAGtcagtatttttaaaaaaaataaaattctagcaagtatttttatactagaaaaaatttcttttaatatataggGGTAAAAAATaatttggtgcccctaaaattatggggccctgggctcccgccccacgagcccgtgctcagggccccatatatatatatatatatatatatatatatatatatatatatatatatatatattaaaagaaaattgaaTTTCAATTTTAGACATTTTGTACATCACATTCTAGTTTAGTTTGTAGCTGCAAGCTAGTCTGTGCACAAAAACCAATCATATCAAACAGAAGCATATACATAAATATAATCACAACACTAGCTTTTAAATATACACATGATAACTATACCAAGTTAATAATTTGTGGGGTGCCACTTATAGAAGGAAACAATGaagtaaaacaataataataacatcattaaaaaaatagaaatatcaTCATGATTCATAATAATTTGGAAGATGAATGCCACTGAAAGAAGCTTTGTAGGGTAGCAACATCAGCCCTGTAGTGTTTCTGTGTGAACTCAAACAAACTAGCCCATGTGAAATCAGGGTACTTTCTTGCTTCATTCTTGCTTAACAAACTTTCTAGTGGTTTCACAACCTTATCTTCTCTTGGACACACAAAGAAAACCAATGATCTTCTCACTTTGTATTTATTCACCAATGCTCTATGCAAGCAACTCTTGTATCTCCCATTTGATAAAGCCTGAATATATATATCCACacaaaaaaatcaatattattgTAACAAAACGTATAGTGACAGTCAAAAAACCGTAGATATAGATGACATTTACCTACGGTATTTTGACTGTCACTAAAAActataataatttagaataagTTTACTTACCATGAAAGTATCACCTATATTAATGACTAAGGCTTCAGATCTAGGGCGAACGGAAAGCCATTTTTGATTTGCAAAAACTTGTAAGCCTCCAacttgatcttgatgaagaatAGTCAATGAAGTAGGGTCAGAATGAGGGCCTGTACCAAAGGTGAGGCCTGAACTTTTGCAAGGTGGATAATAGTTACACCTCATTATTGAGTCACCATCTTGGAAAAATCTTCGATAATGCAAACGATCTATCCCCAAACTTATGGCCAGAAGCTCCATAATTACTAAAGATAATTCATTCATTGCTTGACAGTACTTTTCATAAACCAATCTATCATATCATGAAGATAAAGTCAAAAAACATGTACATTGTATAGTTCATTTGACTTCCAATAATTGTAGCACATTAGCCAATATAGTTGCGTGTCCTTGTTCTAGTACTTGCTGTGTGGACTATGTCACATTGATGTTCTTTGATTGAGATTTCATCGTCTAAATTTTAAAGGTTAATTTTacataaataaattcaaatttgATCATTTTTTATACTCGTTCTAGTTCTTAATATAAGAGAAGAATCAATGTATCTGAATTATATGTAGTCTAGAGGActgtaactttttttttatattaagaaTCATAATAAGTACTATTTAATCTCAATCAAACGATTATTAAATGTGATTATCTGAATATGAGATTGACATCTTGTTGAAATcctaacaaaataattttatgttCCGAAATTTTGCTAAGAACGTATAGTGGGTCCAGGTCTGTTTGATATCGTCGTGCAAGGCAGATTATTGCACTGGTTTAAAATTAGTCACATTTAACATAGTTAAATAGGGTATCCGAAAACCTAAGAGTCCATGAGTAGTACTATAGTAGTGGGTCAGTTTCTAACAAAATAATGAAACAAAGTGGACCATGcatattaaaatcaattaatgTCGACCTTACCCAGTGTTTTGAAAGTCATCTCCTAAGACAGATTTGAAGTAGTTAACAATCTGAGAGTTGGAGCTATTTTGATGATTATACACAAAAGAAAATGTCTCTTTCCATGGTAACTTAGAAGAGTATCTATCTGCATGAGCACCTGAGTATCCAGAGATTCCACCAGCTACCCTCTTAGCACTCATCTTCCTGCTAATAGGTTGCTTGAAAATGGAATCAATTTCACAATAAGCATCATTGATAAGCTCTTGTTCCACACCATGGTTTATCACTTGGAAAAAACCATGAGTCATGCATGCTTTTCTCACAAGCTCTGCAGCACTTGCAATAGCTTTTTCATCACCACCTTTCATGATGCTTAGGTCTATGAGAGGCTCTTTTAGCTCCTCTTGGGTTGTGTTAGCTAAGTCTATAGATGGCCAAATGAACTCTTTTGGCATGTTCACTTGTTTTTGGAGCATGTTTGAGTCAAATATAGAAACCatgttttctttttttggttcCTCTGCTTGTGATGCAGGGTAAAGAACAAGGGTTGATGAAGTGTTTGAGTTCATTAGAGGAGCCATTTGCATGTATGGAAAGAATTGAAGGAGACTCTATATATAGCTAGCGGGGAAGGAAGAAACGTAAATGATTTATTGATAAATATTTGAGTATAATAAAGTTGATAAACATATATTAGAGTTGTATAGCTCAAGAGTGTTAATATTGTCAATTATTAATCATTcgattgattatatatatacaCGCACATTAGTGTGAGACTGGTACATGCATGAACGaatgtttatttaaaaatatgataatatttttatttaaataaatagtaaatagatATAGatatatttcttaaaaaataaagttaaaaccTCTGGTGAAAGATAAAAATAGACGTGTGCTGATCATCTTCGGGGGAAGGTGGAGAGAATTAGAGTAGAAGTGTGGTCCAAATTAATTTTACTGAGGTACCACTATATCAAGACTCAAAAGCTTTACTAGGTTTATAACATGATATAATGGTTGGGACTTGCTCACGACAGAGAGAAAACCCTGTACAATAGTATTTTATGTAGTTTAGAAGACTTGCTCACGTAAGATGAGAGACTTTGATGATGACCGGTGATGCTTGGTAACAAGCTTAGGGTTACAAAACTCGTGTGTTAAGATTATAGTGGGTGTTGTGCTTATTAGAGTGTAGAGAATGTGTATCACTTGGGATCTGTCCATTTTCCTTTAGAGGAGATGTATTTTTAGAGGTCCCTAAgacttaagattttcttggaaAGAGTCATCGTCTACTTAGTCAATCGTGAACAGTTGAATCCATATTTTCAAGAGAGTCGAGGGTTAATTCATGACCTTGACTTTCTCTCTGCCCGAGAAACGTCTTATCACATGTTTCCCACGTAAGAGGAAGACAAAATCTACGGGATGAGGCGATATCTCCCTTTGAGCGACATTATATCGTTGCCTCTTTTATGACGGTCCAAGTGCATTGCCCTAGGCGAGACCTttttacaaatataacactacaacattgagaaatattaaaattcaaaagtgtatatatatatatatatatatatatatatatatatatatatatatatatatatatatatatatatatatatatatatatatatatatatatatatatatatatatatatatatgagaaaactTATATACAAATTCTTAGGTGTGGTATATATTATTCTCGAATGAAAATAAGCATTTTAAAAATAGGACCAGACATCAAATCGGTGAGGATACTAGATCATTGGTTCATTGGTCGAACTATTGGATCATTGGTCGAACCACATAACTAAATCACATTAAATCAGATAAATCGGTTGAATAAATCGATCCTTATAAtaaaactatatatttattaattcgGTCGAACTAGATGACTTAGTCTAAAAAAACATCACGACACgtgtaaaattttaaaattttaaaataacataatttcaaatgtccatttttaaaattcaaattataaatataatcatcacacacggcaaaataatacaaaatacaaatctAAATAAGTTTTGAATAAGGTCTAATTAAAAACAAGAGAAAGTTGTCCAAAATAAGTTAAGAACAAAaatctaattatattttttatttgttttatttaaaattatcaaaACAATATTGTTTTGTCTAAGGTAAAAAAACATGCATTTAACCCTTTGTTTTTCTAAACCGCCTATTCATCAAAATTTATTAGTTTTGACGAATATTGGCCGGTTTTCATTAGTTCAATAGCCTACCATGTCCAGCAGACCAGTGACTCTATGATTCTCAATTCAGCCAAATAGTttggtttaattattttaaaaacactggagagaaaaaatttaaaataaaatatattatttaattaaattaattaattttgtaaatatctaatggttcatattcattctcatgttctcacataagatggaggagagagaaaaaaagattcacacataatctccaccatttattttaaaattcaatgattcagattcattctcacattctcatataaaaaaggcattctcatatgatatgccctctattGAGGGTTGAATCCATGACATAATGCCTACATGAGTCCCCTCATTCCAATAGGCCACTAACTTCTGTTGCGTAGTTTCTcgcatcaaatatatatatatatatatatatatatatatatatatatatatatatattatgaatatttatgttagtggatgtccatccatctcctagttcttcatcttcctattccatacttaatatgtgtttaatatgtatgattttctatctccattgagtcctataaatagagacccatattacaatgtaaagcacacttgaaataagataagataatattgctctctttcttctctatctctctttgatctctctattgttttagttagttttataacacgttatcagcacgatactctacaacgGGAGTGATGATATAGCCAGGTTCTACGttatttttctaatcttaatataattcatgattttgttactattttttttttcttcatataaatatgtttattttttatatattttatagataaatttatttaccttgtacaataattttagatttctttgataattcttgttaaattccagaagaatttaacattaaagcatttctatatgtttgtccgaaattgaattttaacacataaaagtgttaatttaatattcaagtatccctgaaggattgcacaaagaataatttttcttgactgttgtttatggaaataatttgtgatgtgatatttgtagaactaaagattattattattaaactatctccaaattattattcaaagattgagtttaatcgagtattgtgtttatcaataattgatgaattccagaagaattcaacgttcaatcccctttaaaaggtcgcatctataatattattgaatccaagaaggatttcataatttttttttgtatcgatctaaaaattcataacttgtaaTATGCTCATTAAAATATTGTCATTctagaaaaatgacacaaataattttaacgcatcccagaaggatgattatatatatattttttagattattgtatataacaaattatttttatatagttcctgaataacttatcaagcatccttgaaggatagaaaaataaattatttttatagttcttgaagaacttatccatccctgaaggatagtaaatcaaattaattatatgacgatataattttagtgatataatattgtttgattaaatatgtttaattttataaggggtaattgtttgataattatatgacaatatgttcatatgaatgtgtttgattaaagtgtttaataatgagatactattattatattggttttaaattatattggaggtattgaatatctttgtattacacaaatgaatttggacataaaatgtataatagaaaagctaccgtcTTTTTTTCCTTGggtttgtactacacttatattagtacaatttaagcacatgtcattgtaaaccagtaatttacaaattacacttaaatgtgtcgttggtaaaaccggttggtccatctcggatataatatgatgcgaataatttgtattgaagaaccagaagtttcttcaatccattaaatttttgtgtgtttctaaaagaaaataaaaatttgagaaattgcgtttttatgacattaactgttgcatcgactaaaatatcatgcatatgtctctattcacaaccagaagtttgtgaaattattttgtcacctaattagactaagatcttgttttctgaactttttttatagaaattcctgtataagtatcacatatatattattaaaattgatattgaatatcatgtaatatatgttcataaaaagaaaatggacccgaagatccattctttaggcgtctaaagttaattatatggttgatacttatgagatcatcaattgtaaattatatatttgaaatacCAAAACTATGATactaagatatttattcgcattaagccaacaagatactatatcttagtcctccctaatttattataATACTTCTCACCTAAGTGAACATTtcgatgtgttgtgtatattccaattgctccaatataatacattaagatgagtcatgaaagaatatttgaaaaatataattaatatgaatcactaatttgagaaaataatcaaatacttgattacagcccagtaggctgattatcacttgataaattaattttcccaatattagggggaggaaATAAGCAGTTGAATTCATGaataagaagttcaaatgaactgctgaaatcatgaacaagaagttcaaatgaagaagttaaaataaattgttgtctcgATCCTCGtaaaaatcaatatgaaccaaaagttcaaaatattattcatttgcaaagtttatgaaataaattatcagctggtaatactccactcaaagtggattctcctattggataatataatattgaaaatgagttgtagctgcgcctgaagcgtggtatgagagtcggttccaatgttaaaagtcctctactaagaaaagaaactaaagatgacccaagtgaggatatgaaaatgctaagagcactttgatctaatttaattttcagttccagaagaacaaatcaagtacttgaaatatgaaataaagagatctcgataaattatgtcatggatgaaatgcaatggaaccgaaattgagataaccaaataaagtcaatattgacaatgtctttgtatacaatatagcgctaaaagtgatcaatgataacgaggatcatgagtcaaagtctattaaagattgtagactaagtgagaattggtcaaatgaatatattcaattaaagaagaattaaactcactttacaagtgactcacttttggacctgtagtccaaacacctcaaggtgtgaaactaattggatataaacgagtttttatgaaaaagaaacataagaatgatataaagtttgatttattgctcaatgattttcacaaatatctaagattgattttgataaaacatatccacttgtagtggattcaatcgatttttttatatttaattagccttgtaacacatgaagggcttaatttgaacatggtgaatgttatgacatcttatttatatggttcacttaatagtgacatttacgtgaaactccctgaagggttcattATACCAAAGGCACgtaattttggatctcgagaaaaccactccatcaaattgaacaagtttctctaTGGATTGAAACAATCTAGACGCATGTGGTATGATCAATTTGtccttttattttcataaaatgatgtggaaaagtatttgcaataatagttgtctatgtggatgacataagtattattggaactcctgaagagcttccaaaagctataaattgcttaaataaagagtttgagataaAGGActtagaaaagacaaaatatgtctaggtttgcaaattgagcatgtggacaaaggaatatttgtacatcaagaaggctatgtAGAAAAGTGTTTAATTACTTCTATATGAATAAATGTCACATGTTGCCTACTCCaaaatggttgttagatcattaaatgtggagaaagatccttttaggcctcgagaaaaggatgaaaaatccttggtcctgaagtaccatatctcagttcaattggagcactaatgcaccttgctaattatacacatcttgatatattatttttggtcaatctataagtaagatagaattattcacctacacgaagaaattggaaagcggtcaaacatatacttcattATCTTACAGATGCAGGTTACTTatcagattctcacaatggtatatcagaaagaggttatttatttgcatgtgatggtacaaccatttcatggagatctatgaaacaaatcgtggcaacaacttcataaaatcctgcataactattaccaGTACATGGAGTTACTTCGAggaagacattttaagcaacgactacagagaatatcgtctcacatgtaaatgtctgcatgaaggggagaaatacatatgttttgcactcttttttccttaaccatggttttgtcccattgggttttcctggtaaggtttttaacgaggcaattcacattcaagggatattgtactctttttccttcactagagtttttcccactgggttttttctagtaaggttttaacgaggcatatcctcaatggacatccaagggggagtgttatgaatatttatgttagtggatgtccatccatctcctagttcttcatcttcctattccatacttaatatgtgtttaatatgtatgattttctatctccattgagtcctataaatagagacccatattacaatgtaaagcacacttgaaataagataagataatattgctctctttcttctctatctctctttgatctctctattgttttagttagttttataacaatatatatatatttcaattaatacaatt
Encoded proteins:
- the LOC131655504 gene encoding gibberellin 20 oxidase 1-D-like — protein: MQMAPLMNSNTSSTLVLYPASQAEEPKKENMVSIFDSNMLQKQVNMPKEFIWPSIDLANTTQEELKEPLIDLSIMKGGDEKAIASAAELVRKACMTHGFFQVINHGVEQELINDAYCEIDSIFKQPISRKMSAKRVAGGISGYSGAHADRYSSKLPWKETFSFVYNHQNSSNSQIVNYFKSVLGDDFQNTGLVYEKYCQAMNELSLVIMELLAISLGIDRLHYRRFFQDGDSIMRCNYYPPCKSSGLTFGTGPHSDPTSLTILHQDQVGGLQVFANQKWLSVRPRSEALVINIGDTFMALSNGRYKSCLHRALVNKYKVRRSLVFFVCPREDKVVKPLESLLSKNEARKYPDFTWASLFEFTQKHYRADVATLQSFFQWHSSSKLL